The Tenacibaculum jejuense genome includes a window with the following:
- a CDS encoding NACHT domain-containing protein: MQSKLEVTNLISPIISIYKALSDEWNNLLDEGLYTYTHSQLSKYYYVNTFLHRWEKIKFTNVYYPIKSKYKELETDFTDLDDLFKEYQYFSLVGKAGSGKSTLVKHIFIQCLKQKLKLPILIELRNLNKADTKSLKEYISKKILTNNVKPNQNILERALSEGKFLFILDGYDELFSDSKHEIRTEIEEFIDLYFNNCFIITSRPGAGIENFPRFYEFRILDIDAKEIPSFIKKMKIDEERERRINDAISNNLDKGIMSYLRNPLLLSMFILSFENHPEIPSKKSAFYRNVFDTLYSKHDGITKSSFPREKTSSLDREEFEELLQYFSYITFFNGEYTFIESRIIEVFQIIKKKVSHLNFDSKKLFFDLRVPISILIKDGYEFKFPHRSMQEYFAAKFISSLKPNQKETAYSRYKNLLIQSEDIGFGFWDISYEIDKYSFTKYFLLPKAKEIITYFSKVNSLKSFQDFAKTLSLSFSFAQNKKGEILNISFDSGIGRQFIYVEEFKIFSLLGIEKIIHDTIELIYKQFPTKLTPEYYEYIIDVFELNKIKDYSEISRYSATLTEMMNEKLFDLLVKKEALKKIEVMCVNLRKSIVKINKSIENQNQNISDLLEF, translated from the coding sequence ATGCAATCAAAACTTGAAGTAACCAATTTAATTTCACCAATAATAAGTATTTATAAAGCTCTTAGCGATGAGTGGAATAATTTACTTGACGAAGGACTTTATACATACACTCATAGTCAATTATCTAAATATTATTATGTAAATACATTTTTACATAGATGGGAAAAAATCAAGTTTACTAATGTATATTATCCTATTAAATCTAAATACAAAGAATTAGAAACTGATTTTACTGACTTAGATGATTTATTTAAAGAATATCAGTATTTTTCATTAGTAGGTAAAGCAGGTAGTGGAAAAAGTACATTAGTAAAACATATATTTATTCAGTGTTTAAAACAAAAATTAAAACTTCCAATATTAATAGAACTAAGAAATCTTAATAAAGCTGATACAAAAAGCTTAAAAGAATATATTTCAAAAAAAATACTAACTAATAATGTTAAACCAAATCAGAATATATTGGAACGAGCATTATCAGAAGGTAAATTTCTATTCATTCTAGATGGATATGATGAGCTCTTTTCGGATTCCAAACATGAAATTAGAACAGAAATTGAAGAATTTATAGATTTATACTTCAATAATTGTTTCATTATTACGTCTAGACCTGGAGCTGGAATTGAAAATTTTCCGAGATTTTATGAATTTAGGATACTTGACATTGATGCTAAAGAGATCCCTTCTTTTATAAAAAAAATGAAAATTGACGAAGAACGTGAAAGAAGAATTAATGATGCTATATCGAATAATCTTGATAAAGGTATTATGTCATATTTAAGAAATCCGTTACTTCTTTCAATGTTCATTTTATCTTTTGAAAATCATCCTGAGATTCCAAGTAAAAAAAGTGCATTTTATAGGAATGTATTTGATACTCTATACTCAAAACATGATGGGATAACAAAAAGTAGTTTTCCAAGAGAAAAAACTTCTAGTTTAGATAGGGAGGAATTTGAAGAATTACTTCAATACTTCTCGTACATTACATTTTTCAATGGCGAATACACATTTATTGAATCAAGAATAATTGAAGTTTTTCAAATAATTAAAAAGAAAGTCTCTCATCTTAATTTTGATTCAAAAAAATTGTTTTTTGATTTACGAGTACCAATATCAATACTTATTAAAGATGGCTATGAATTTAAATTCCCTCATAGGTCTATGCAAGAATACTTTGCTGCAAAATTTATTTCATCTTTAAAACCAAATCAAAAAGAGACGGCTTATTCTAGATACAAAAACTTATTAATTCAAAGTGAAGATATTGGTTTTGGTTTTTGGGATATTTCTTATGAAATAGATAAGTATTCTTTTACGAAGTATTTCTTATTACCAAAAGCTAAAGAAATAATTACTTATTTTTCCAAAGTAAATAGTTTAAAGAGCTTTCAAGATTTTGCTAAAACATTAAGTTTAAGTTTTAGTTTTGCTCAGAATAAAAAAGGAGAAATTCTAAATATTAGTTTTGACTCAGGCATAGGTAGGCAATTTATTTATGTAGAAGAATTCAAAATCTTTTCTTTATTAGGAATTGAAAAAATAATTCATGATACAATTGAATTAATTTATAAACAATTTCCAACTAAACTTACACCAGAATATTATGAATATATTATAGATGTTTTTGAGTTAAATAAAATCAAAGACTATAGTGAAATTTCTAGATACTCCGCTACTTTAACAGAAATGATGAATGAAAAATTATTTGATTTATTAGTAAAAAAAGAAGCCCTAAAAAAAATAGAAGTGATGTGTGTAAACTTAAGGAAATCAATAGTGAAAATTAATAAATCAATTGAAAATCAAAACCAAAATATTTCAGACTTGCTTGAATTTTAA
- a CDS encoding ORC-CDC6 family AAA ATPase, with the protein MTEIEYLNSEPIKEGINKLSNNIRTERSDLENYLSIYADKSIISRLDNNNNQVIFGRRGTGKTHLLYAFEDSVLKKGDEIGEITSFPIYIDLRKFLPLFTANSNPNIETSIIIFQSLLNEIINKILNHSKYIFGINEYGTYSRTELERIEKLKTILKKINIEFDGKIFKKLSDFEFSVEEQQNLKKSLNVSTEEANIGINKENGKKVTFSQENIQYISFNEISKILDDLTYHINGVRILCLLDEWSEVPINLQPYLAELLKRTFIASNYTFKIAAIPYRTRLRTTTYGNIKIGLEEGGDIFPINIDNRYIYEKDKNTTRNFYNELLRNHLIEINKDVFESIDEKKFINIFFATQALSEILIASAGIPRDFINLFILSYNNRTNLKQRIILKNVRNATTEWYSSDKKEEIDKDPLTKKFFEDLVNQIVVEKNKTHFLLPQRFSDNLQIKKLVDLRALHLREKGISHRHIHSKSYDVYSIDYGSYTSLDITKNTLDTDFNEMINQVKTIENIRDARSLSIEDEFFDKFNLAVGQGIKCPSCSKTIDTNHLAYIKQKICNNCFEKVE; encoded by the coding sequence ATGACTGAAATTGAATATTTAAATTCTGAACCTATAAAAGAAGGAATCAACAAACTTTCTAACAATATAAGAACAGAAAGAAGTGATTTGGAAAACTATCTATCTATTTATGCCGATAAATCGATTATAAGTAGGTTAGACAATAATAACAATCAAGTTATATTTGGCCGAAGAGGCACAGGAAAAACACATTTGTTATATGCCTTTGAGGATTCAGTTTTAAAAAAAGGAGATGAAATTGGAGAAATTACTAGTTTTCCTATATACATAGATTTACGTAAGTTTCTTCCATTATTCACAGCAAATTCTAATCCAAATATTGAAACCTCAATTATCATTTTTCAATCTTTACTCAATGAAATAATCAATAAAATATTGAATCATTCAAAGTATATTTTTGGAATAAACGAGTACGGAACTTACTCTAGAACAGAACTCGAAAGAATAGAAAAATTAAAAACGATTCTAAAAAAAATAAACATTGAATTTGATGGGAAAATTTTTAAAAAGCTTAGTGATTTTGAATTTTCAGTTGAAGAACAACAAAACCTTAAAAAAAGTTTAAATGTTTCTACAGAAGAAGCCAACATAGGCATAAATAAAGAAAACGGAAAAAAAGTAACTTTCTCTCAAGAGAACATTCAATATATTTCGTTCAATGAAATCTCTAAAATTTTAGATGATTTAACTTATCACATTAACGGTGTTAGAATATTATGTTTACTTGACGAATGGTCAGAAGTCCCTATTAATCTTCAACCGTATTTGGCTGAACTATTAAAAAGAACTTTCATAGCGTCAAACTATACTTTTAAAATTGCCGCTATTCCTTACAGAACAAGGTTAAGAACAACAACATATGGTAATATAAAAATTGGTTTAGAGGAAGGTGGTGATATATTTCCAATTAATATTGATAATAGGTACATATATGAGAAAGATAAAAATACTACTCGAAACTTTTATAACGAACTTTTAAGAAACCATTTAATTGAAATTAATAAAGACGTTTTTGAGAGCATAGATGAAAAAAAATTCATAAATATTTTCTTTGCTACACAAGCATTGTCTGAAATATTAATAGCATCGGCCGGTATTCCTAGAGATTTTATTAACTTATTTATTTTATCTTATAACAATAGAACAAATCTTAAACAAAGAATTATTTTAAAAAATGTAAGGAATGCTACGACTGAATGGTATTCTTCAGATAAAAAAGAAGAAATTGATAAGGACCCACTTACTAAAAAGTTTTTTGAAGATTTAGTTAATCAAATAGTTGTAGAAAAAAACAAAACTCATTTTTTATTACCACAGAGGTTTTCTGATAACCTACAAATTAAAAAACTAGTAGATTTAAGAGCTTTACATTTAAGAGAAAAAGGTATTTCACATAGACACATACATAGTAAAAGTTATGATGTTTATTCAATCGACTATGGTAGCTATACTAGTTTAGACATTACCAAAAATACACTGGATACAGATTTTAATGAAATGATAAATCAAGTAAAAACTATTGAAAATATCAGAGATGCACGTTCCCTATCAATAGAAGATGAATTTTTTGATAAATTTAACTTGGCAGTAGGTCAAGGTATAAAGTGTCCTTCTTGCTCTAAAACAATTGATACAAATCACTTGGCTTATATCAAACAGAAAATCTGTAATAATTGTTTCGAGAAAGTGGAATAA